In bacterium, the sequence CCCTCGCGCTCGGCCTCGACGAGACCGAGAGCCTCTGGCTCCTCTTCGGGCTCTTCCTCGTCACCGTCGCCTACACCCTGCTCGCGGGGCTGATCGGCGTCGTCTTCACCGACTTCCTCCAGTTCGGCCTCGCCCTCGCCGGCTCGATCCTCCTGGCCGTGATGGCGGTGGGCGATCGCGGCGGGCTCGGCGCGCTCCTCGAAGCGCTCGGCGATCGGCGCGATCTGCTCGCAGTCGTCCCCGCTCCGGCCGACCGCGAGGCGTTCTGGGCGTTCCTCGCCTTCGTGGCGATCAAGAGCTGGTCGAGCGGCAATACCGAAGGCAACGGCTACATCGCCCAGCGCATCCTCGCGACCCGCAGCGAGCGCGACGCCCGGCTCGCCTCGCTCTGGTACGGCATCGCGCACTTCGCGATCCGTCCATGGCCCTGGATCGTCATCGGACTCGTCGCCGTCGTGCAGTACCCGGACCTGGCGGATCCCGAGGCGGGCTACGTGAAGGTCATGCTCGACACCCTGCCCGCCGGACTCCTCGGACTCCTCATGGCGGCGATGTTCGCGGCCTTCATGTCGACGATCGACACCCAGCTGAACTGGGGCGCCTCCTACCTGACCCACGATCTCTATGCGCGATTCCTCGACCCCGACGCCGACGAGGCCCGGCTCGTCCGGGTCGCCCGCGCGAGCGTCGTCCTCCTCGCCGCGATCGGGGCCCTCGCGACCCTCGGCATGGACTCCGTCGCCGACGCGTGGAAGCTGCTCGCGACGATCACCGCCGGAACCGGCCTGATCCTCCTGCTGCGCTGGCTCTGGTGGCGGATCAACGCCTGGAGCGAGATCGCCGTCATGAGCGCGAGCCTCGTTTTCGCGAACGTCGTCGACGCCTTCACCGAGATCGCCTTCCCCTTCTCCCTCGTCGTCGTCGTCGCGCTCACGCTTCCGGTGACCTTCGTCGTGACCTTCGCGACGCCACCGGAGGACGAAGCGGTGCTCGCGCGCTTCTACGAACGTGTCCGGCCGGCCGGCGCCTGGGACCCCGTCGCCCGGAAGCTCGGTCTGCCGGCGAAGCCGCTCGGCTGGGGCCCCTGGATCGACGTGGCCGCGGCGACCGCAGGGATCTATGCGGCGATCGTCGCGGCGGGCGCAGTCCTCGTCGGGGACGCGGCGCGGGCCGGTGTCGCCCTCCTCGCGACCGTGCTCCTGCTCGGATTCGCCGTTCGGCGGGCCGAGGCGACGCCGAACTGAGCGTCTCTCGCTCGGCCCCGCGCGGGCGGTTTCGATCCGGGCGCGTCGCCGACGGAGCCGCGCGATGCCGACCCTCGGCGACGTCGCGCGCGGCAACCGTGACGAGTCCCGGGGACCGCGGCGCGTTGGCGGACCGAAACGGCATCGCCGAGTACCTCCCCCGGTTCGACGACGAGGGCAACGCGATCGTCCCGATCGAGTAGGCCGCGCTAGAGCGAGAGCACGACCTCGGCGGCGCTCTCCATCGCGCCTTCCACGAAGCGCAGCTCCTTCGCGTCGCCGATCATCCGGCCGACCACACCGAGGGGACGGAGCGCCGCCGCGAGGGTCGAGCCGGCCCGTGCGCCGCTCGCGACGAGGACGAGGTCGGCGGGGCTGACGCGCGCGGTGCCGCCCTGCGCCGTCCAGCGAAGCCCATCGGCGTCGATCCCCTCGACCCGCGCGCCTCCGTGGAGCACGACCCCCTCCTCGCGTGCGTCGTGCACGAAGCGCCAGCGCCCGACGAGTCCCATCGCCGAGGCGAAGACCTCCGTCGCTTCGATCACCTCGACCGACGCCCCGCGCCTCCGGGCCACGCGTGCCAGGGCGAGTCCCGCGCGATCGCCGCCCACGACCACGAAGTGTCGACCGGTCTCCTCGCCCTCTTCCGCGAGCCAGTCCCCGAGGTCGTCGATGCCCACCACGCGCGGATCCACGCCGCCCCAGTCCGGCCGCGGCCACGTCGCCCCCGTCGCGAGGATCACCTCGTCGAAGCCGGCGTCGGCGATCTCGCTCGCTTCGACCCGCTCGCCGAGCCGCAGGTCGATCTCCCGGCGCGTCATCTCGCCCTCGAGCCACTCGAGCAGCGCCGCGTTCGACTCCGCGGTCTTCGCCGCGAGCGCGAAGCGACCGCCGAGGTGGTCGGCGGCCTCGACCAGACGGACCTCGTGGCCTCGCAGGGAAGCGAGGCGGGCCGCCTCCATTCCGGCGGGTCCACCGCCGACGACCAGCACGCGCTTCGCGACCGCCGCCGGCTCGAGTCGGCGGGTGGATTCGAATCCCGTCATCGCGTTCACCGCGCACCGCACGTGCGAGCGCACGAAGATCTGGCTGATGCAGCGGTAGTGGTACATGCACGGTCGGACCGTCTCCGGCGCCCCCGCCGCCAGCTTGTTCGGCAGCTCCGGATCCGCGAGCAGCTTGCGTCCCATCGCGACGAAGTCGGCCTGCCCATCGGCGAGGATGCGCTCCGCCTCGTCGGGCGCGATCTTGCCGACGGTGATGATCGGCATACCGACCCGCTTCTTGACGGCCGCGCCGAGCGAGACGAAGCGCCCCGGAAGATCGGTTGCGTGGGCCTCGGTGTATCCGATGGCCCGCGCCGGATCTGCGTAGAGACTGACGTGGGCGGCGTCGGCGCCCGCTGCCTCGGCGAGCTCGGCGACGCGACAGGCGTCTTCGAGGGTCTCGCCCTCGACGAAGACCTCGCCGCCGTTGATCCGGATCCACACGGGATAGTCGCGGCCGACCCGCGCCCGGATCGCTTCCAGGATCTCGACGAGGAAGCGCGCTCGGTTCTCGACCGGGCCGCCATACTCGTCCTCGCGAAAGTTCGTGGTCGGCGAGAGGAAGTTGTCGATCAAGTAGCCGTGACCGGCGTGGAGCTCGCAGGCGTCGACGCCGACCTCGCGCGCCCGCACGACCGCCTCAGCATAGGCGGACACCATCCCGGCGATGTCGTCCCGGGTCATCTCGCGGAATTCGACGCGGCCGCCCTGGACCTGCGCCGGCGTCCCCATGTTCGCGATCTCGTCGGGGGTGAGCATGCCCATCAACGGATCGGTCTCCGGCGTCTTGCGGAGGAGCGAAGGAACGAGGAGCGGGCGCCCCGCGACGATGTCCTCGACCGCGTTCTTCCCGTTGTGCACGAGCTGCAGGGCGAGCTTGGCGCCGTGGGCGTGGACGCGGTCGGCCATGCGGCGCCAGCCGTCGAGGAAGGTCGCGTCGCCGATCGCGCTCTGGCGCGGGGTGGAGAGGCCGTCCGGTGCGGTGACTCCGACCGACCCGACCAGCAGGAGCGCCGCACCTCCGCGTGCCCGCGCCTCGAAATAGTCGATCTGCTGATCGGTCACGTAGCCGCCGTCGGTCGCCTGGTTGTCCCCCATCGGGCACATCAGGATCCGGTTGCGGAGCTCGAGGGAGCCGATCCGACCGGGAGCCAGGAGATGCGGGTGGGCCATCGACGAGGTCTCCTTCGCGCGGGGTCGCGCGCTGCTAGGTGTCGGACGTCCCCACCTGCTTGAACTCCACGAGAATCGCGCGATACGGACGGTCTCCGGTATTGCGCGCGTCCTCGTAAGAACCCGCTTCCAGGACGCCCGCCGTGCGGTCCTCGAGCTCGACGGAGAGCGGATCGCTTCCGTGGATCATCGGAAAGCCCTCGACCGGCATCACGTCGAGGGGTGCGCCTTCGACCGTCACCAGCGCGTAGGGCAAGGCGTGATGGTGCGGCCCCGTCGTCTGACCGGGCTCGATCAGCTGGTCCCAGATCCGGACGCGCTCGTCCTCGTAGAGGACCTTCGTCGCGATCGGGCCGAGCGTCGCTTCCGCAGGTTCGGATCCATCCGCCATGGTCCGATCGATCCTATCACAGCACTTCGGAGGTGGACCGACGATTGCGCCCTCCCGCGGATCGCGCGACTTCATCGTCCGGCGGGGCCGAAACCGTGAACGGTCGGTCTCGTTGACCGAACGGATCGTGAATGACAGCACTCGTTTCGGCGTGTCCCGACCGAGCCGACGAGACAGGTGCATTCTTCGGTCCACC encodes:
- a CDS encoding Na+:solute symporter; this encodes MALGWGAWHARRAGRSTEAFFAADRTLPWWLAGTSIVATTFAADTPLAIAGLVATGGVAGNWFWWADVLPAVMGTFLVSHLWKRSGVLTDNELIELRYGGRPAAGLRLFRAIYFGVLRNAIVMGWVNLAMVKVLTLALGLDETESLWLLFGLFLVTVAYTLLAGLIGVVFTDFLQFGLALAGSILLAVMAVGDRGGLGALLEALGDRRDLLAVVPAPADREAFWAFLAFVAIKSWSSGNTEGNGYIAQRILATRSERDARLASLWYGIAHFAIRPWPWIVIGLVAVVQYPDLADPEAGYVKVMLDTLPAGLLGLLMAAMFAAFMSTIDTQLNWGASYLTHDLYARFLDPDADEARLVRVARASVVLLAAIGALATLGMDSVADAWKLLATITAGTGLILLLRWLWWRINAWSEIAVMSASLVFANVVDAFTEIAFPFSLVVVVALTLPVTFVVTFATPPEDEAVLARFYERVRPAGAWDPVARKLGLPAKPLGWGPWIDVAAATAGIYAAIVAAGAVLVGDAARAGVALLATVLLLGFAVRRAEATPN
- a CDS encoding NAD(P)/FAD-dependent oxidoreductase produces the protein MAHPHLLAPGRIGSLELRNRILMCPMGDNQATDGGYVTDQQIDYFEARARGGAALLLVGSVGVTAPDGLSTPRQSAIGDATFLDGWRRMADRVHAHGAKLALQLVHNGKNAVEDIVAGRPLLVPSLLRKTPETDPLMGMLTPDEIANMGTPAQVQGGRVEFREMTRDDIAGMVSAYAEAVVRAREVGVDACELHAGHGYLIDNFLSPTTNFREDEYGGPVENRARFLVEILEAIRARVGRDYPVWIRINGGEVFVEGETLEDACRVAELAEAAGADAAHVSLYADPARAIGYTEAHATDLPGRFVSLGAAVKKRVGMPIITVGKIAPDEAERILADGQADFVAMGRKLLADPELPNKLAAGAPETVRPCMYHYRCISQIFVRSHVRCAVNAMTGFESTRRLEPAAVAKRVLVVGGGPAGMEAARLASLRGHEVRLVEAADHLGGRFALAAKTAESNAALLEWLEGEMTRREIDLRLGERVEASEIADAGFDEVILATGATWPRPDWGGVDPRVVGIDDLGDWLAEEGEETGRHFVVVGGDRAGLALARVARRRGASVEVIEATEVFASAMGLVGRWRFVHDAREEGVVLHGGARVEGIDADGLRWTAQGGTARVSPADLVLVASGARAGSTLAAALRPLGVVGRMIGDAKELRFVEGAMESAAEVVLSL